Proteins co-encoded in one Parascardovia denticolens DSM 10105 = JCM 12538 genomic window:
- a CDS encoding serine/threonine protein kinase: protein MAKDDEIISGRYRIIGQIGSGGMSTVYLAMDQSLKKQWAVKEIKRVDDEGQREVINRSLVEEANLIKDLDHPAIPRIVDLISEEGTLYVVMDYIEGQTLRDLCKQHGARSEKEVVDWGIQLCGVLNYLHRQDPSIVFCDLKPSNVMVKPDGTVMLIDFGIAHHAGRAPQGLSLGTPGYESPEQQEDPVSVDRRSDVYSLGKTLHFLLTLADPTQPALPIRQYRPELSAGLEKVIDKAISPRPQDRYQDCAQFAYALRNYRQEDDAYLDKQRKKWRWFLAALIATMVCLALGLGCLLGENVSRNNSFDYWMSIAKQEPSDSKAEDYFIKASSLRPSSIEPYEGLLGRYRNDHRFTDKEVHQLTDQIQTNEISLRSDRKQWARLTYDTGLLYWYFYSSQDSQDSSASQGSSDSQDSQGKDDDLSRQYERIRYAEQWMKEAASVPDFAQHRSAQIYADIAEFNSQVVSQIAQGTPAGKFRSYFATVKDLVDYVQNDDDEVMRLNVAQFVQDVLRAYPRKFKADGISRIDMVSLADRCLAIARTTSTTSSSTDRIRKTVMDQSGATRQAIDDGFVDAKKVSD from the coding sequence ATGGCGAAAGACGATGAAATCATCTCCGGTCGGTACCGGATCATCGGCCAGATCGGCTCCGGTGGCATGTCCACCGTCTACCTGGCCATGGACCAGTCGCTGAAAAAGCAGTGGGCTGTCAAAGAGATCAAACGCGTGGACGACGAAGGCCAGCGCGAAGTCATCAACCGGAGCCTGGTCGAGGAAGCCAACCTGATCAAAGACCTGGACCATCCGGCCATCCCCCGCATCGTCGACCTCATCTCCGAAGAGGGCACCCTCTACGTGGTCATGGACTACATCGAAGGCCAGACCTTGCGCGACTTGTGCAAACAGCACGGGGCGCGTTCGGAGAAGGAGGTGGTCGACTGGGGGATCCAGCTGTGTGGGGTCCTCAACTACCTTCACCGGCAGGACCCGTCCATCGTCTTCTGCGACCTCAAACCGTCCAACGTCATGGTCAAGCCGGACGGGACGGTCATGCTCATCGACTTCGGCATCGCCCATCATGCCGGCCGAGCCCCGCAAGGGTTGTCTTTGGGGACCCCCGGCTATGAGTCCCCGGAGCAGCAGGAGGATCCGGTCTCCGTGGACAGGCGGTCCGACGTCTATTCCTTGGGTAAGACCCTGCATTTCCTCCTGACTTTGGCCGACCCCACCCAGCCGGCGCTGCCGATTCGCCAATACCGGCCCGAGCTGTCGGCCGGCCTGGAGAAGGTGATTGATAAGGCCATCTCCCCCCGGCCACAGGACCGCTACCAGGACTGCGCCCAGTTCGCCTACGCCTTGCGCAACTACCGCCAGGAGGACGACGCTTACTTGGACAAACAGAGGAAGAAGTGGAGGTGGTTCCTGGCCGCCTTGATCGCGACCATGGTCTGCCTGGCTCTGGGTCTGGGCTGCCTCTTGGGGGAGAACGTCAGCAGGAACAACAGTTTCGACTACTGGATGTCCATAGCCAAACAGGAGCCTTCGGACAGCAAGGCCGAGGACTACTTCATCAAGGCGAGTTCCCTGAGGCCTTCGTCCATTGAACCATATGAAGGCCTTCTGGGCAGGTATCGCAACGATCATCGTTTCACCGACAAAGAGGTCCATCAGCTGACCGACCAGATCCAGACGAATGAGATCTCCTTGCGGTCCGACCGGAAGCAGTGGGCCCGGCTGACCTATGACACCGGTCTGCTTTATTGGTATTTCTATAGTTCCCAGGATTCCCAAGACTCGTCGGCCTCTCAGGGTTCGTCGGATTCCCAGGACTCCCAAGGCAAGGACGACGACCTGTCCCGCCAGTACGAACGGATCCGGTATGCGGAGCAGTGGATGAAGGAGGCGGCTTCCGTCCCCGACTTCGCCCAACACCGGTCCGCCCAGATTTACGCCGACATAGCGGAGTTCAACAGTCAGGTCGTTTCCCAGATCGCCCAGGGGACTCCGGCCGGCAAGTTCCGCTCCTATTTCGCCACCGTGAAGGATCTGGTCGATTACGTCCAGAACGACGATGACGAAGTCATGAGGCTGAACGTGGCCCAGTTCGTCCAAGACGTCTTGCGGGCCTATCCCCGGAAATTCAAGGCTGATGGGATCAGCAGGATCGATATGGTCTCCCTGGCCGACCGCTGCCTGGCCATAGCGAGGACGACCAGCACCACCAGCTCTTCGACCGATCGGATCAGGAAGACGGTGATGGACCAGTCGGGCGCGACCCGGCAGGCGATCGATGACGGATTCGTGGATGCAAAGAAGGTGAGCGACTGA
- a CDS encoding Ig-like domain-containing protein encodes MRNPNQNQQAGTGRHLTAHDAAKRRIILVLALMAGLIVCLGAFIPLLAPGARSFAAPTAPGFSQLTSTLSRKGEAAGPYLLSDPHGDSDSQQEADLTLTVSDADEDTSLTVTYKRTVVDDQGHKKTLPEETKEMEEGRTAFPGPVTPPAAGGQRKYTVTLDQEGLYPFSDMTFTLSYRDRESGQEKELTKTLADLVRPAQGGTDAPQGSAVALPEIFKTKGLTTLLLTKGEGKALSLIGQGDDPIEDRSVINGKGLQAARMTLSYDNPYFVHLDDLRQAWEKGHELTLTRQDASGGRPGASGQGGTADSNKASVSLKDMKATHSPGQGYRYSYDLSPLASKLGQNLTDGNYVLSYVEAGQAKAWEKVDFQLDRQKPALKVQVPQVPKEEKRKEAQVRLSKQVTIDGKKEDVLVTSTHPVITLTITDPVGLAPSSLHVTAKRSASMGDLNSRTVDLSRQAKLVSSEPTKLTYEVTLEESGLYRLADMTVSIQDRAGNFLSDDGSAVSLLTGLSDKPYDAILVDLPQPGDDALIPALSVEAANEKVGVKKTDKRTYFRGDVVEKVSLRSPWLEIYQKIPGFTIDLVTIKDSPTAETTSLPLSRFAFDRKEKTTTATFRRTVAVEGNYQLSLKVLGKTGEPVLFTIDKTAPTISSLTLSPQGKVSWGWIFSSRKVTISLDGLDDMVSGLDPSSVHFALYNKRPAGPNAPALTVTPGRGNDRGSADSSSDRAAKDQTGKDQAGKISFTVDGNGTRLTFADTVITFSDLAGNTTKVTLSDFFKDAQGKAKYRSNIADKGVQGLAIDQDRPQITLSYDNNAVHQEKFFSAARTATFRLTDSSFDLIRRNDQQRVIVAVSHDGSTRGLRAKDFSPVHGEPGVWFAQVTCDADGDWILLAHMTDPVGQTSDLVRSSFTIDMTKPVINLTFDNNDSANGNYYKANRTATITVFDRNADLSATQIMVTAKDSHGKPVPAPAPSAWTVSSAGSQSRIRNEKTWKATVAFTGECRYSISVRSADKAGNVAESVKESEFIIDKTLPDLSITDVADQTAYAGAIAPRIDSSDANLDDYATTYTLKAAHNKDSAVDLMPKVDRTATSQNVAYGDFPHKLPYDDYYTLTAVAKDKAGNVIKKTISFSVNRFGSVYSFDPATQGIRGRYLKKGQQVVVRETNVSGLKASSLHAEMVKGARTIPLDRSQYTVKTSDDKGWSLTTYSFPAALFRDDGYYRLQLTSVDKAGNLAQNTMEGKGQDRKSAAEVNFAVDSRRPDASLSGVSSGGVYYAPSKGLSLFARDNMKVQKVELYRDGKQVGSWDQGSDSPTPPQHTIQADGRPHTYVLKVYDAAGNASTAHLSRVMVASNWWQYIRSVPSLFNRFLAACIFSLALLAGLGFLLARLRKVRKARHNPFAHR; translated from the coding sequence ATGAGGAATCCGAATCAGAACCAGCAAGCCGGAACCGGCCGTCATCTGACCGCCCATGACGCGGCCAAACGCAGGATCATCCTGGTCCTGGCCCTTATGGCCGGCCTGATCGTCTGCCTGGGGGCCTTCATCCCCCTCCTGGCGCCCGGAGCCCGGTCCTTTGCCGCCCCTACCGCACCCGGTTTCAGCCAATTGACCTCGACCTTGTCCCGGAAGGGGGAGGCGGCCGGCCCCTACCTCCTGTCCGACCCCCATGGCGACTCCGACTCCCAGCAGGAGGCGGACTTGACCCTGACCGTCTCCGATGCGGATGAAGACACCTCCTTGACGGTGACCTATAAGAGGACCGTCGTGGACGACCAAGGGCATAAGAAGACCTTGCCTGAAGAAACCAAGGAGATGGAGGAGGGCCGGACGGCCTTCCCCGGACCTGTGACGCCTCCGGCGGCCGGCGGCCAGAGGAAGTATACGGTGACCTTGGACCAGGAAGGCCTTTATCCCTTCTCGGACATGACCTTCACCCTCTCTTACCGCGATAGGGAAAGCGGCCAGGAGAAAGAGCTGACCAAGACTTTGGCCGACCTGGTCCGCCCCGCCCAAGGAGGGACGGACGCCCCCCAGGGATCGGCCGTCGCCCTGCCGGAGATCTTCAAGACGAAAGGCCTGACCACCCTCCTGCTGACCAAAGGGGAGGGGAAGGCCCTGTCCCTGATCGGCCAAGGCGATGACCCGATCGAAGACCGGAGCGTCATCAACGGGAAAGGGCTGCAGGCGGCCCGGATGACCCTGTCTTACGACAACCCCTATTTCGTCCACTTGGATGACCTGCGTCAGGCCTGGGAGAAGGGCCACGAGCTGACCCTCACCCGCCAGGACGCCTCCGGCGGCCGGCCCGGGGCAAGCGGCCAAGGAGGGACGGCCGACAGCAATAAGGCCTCGGTCTCCCTGAAAGACATGAAGGCCACCCATTCCCCAGGCCAAGGCTATCGTTACTCTTATGACCTGTCCCCACTGGCGTCGAAGCTGGGTCAGAACCTGACCGATGGCAACTACGTCCTCTCTTATGTTGAGGCCGGCCAGGCCAAGGCCTGGGAGAAGGTCGACTTCCAGCTGGACAGGCAGAAACCGGCCCTCAAGGTCCAAGTGCCGCAGGTCCCCAAGGAAGAGAAGAGGAAGGAGGCGCAGGTACGTCTGTCCAAACAGGTCACCATCGACGGGAAGAAGGAGGACGTCCTGGTCACCTCCACCCATCCGGTCATCACCCTCACCATCACGGACCCGGTCGGTTTGGCCCCCTCCAGCCTGCATGTGACCGCCAAGCGGTCGGCCTCGATGGGGGACCTGAACTCCCGGACCGTGGATTTGAGCAGGCAGGCCAAACTGGTCTCTTCGGAGCCGACCAAGCTGACTTACGAGGTCACCTTGGAAGAGAGCGGCCTGTATCGGCTCGCCGACATGACCGTCTCCATCCAGGACCGGGCCGGGAACTTCCTGTCCGACGACGGATCGGCCGTCAGCCTGCTGACCGGCTTGAGCGACAAGCCTTATGACGCCATCCTGGTCGATCTTCCCCAGCCTGGGGACGACGCTTTGATCCCCGCCCTGTCCGTGGAAGCGGCCAATGAGAAGGTGGGGGTGAAAAAGACCGATAAAAGGACTTACTTCCGCGGGGATGTGGTGGAGAAGGTGAGCCTGCGCAGCCCTTGGCTGGAGATCTATCAGAAGATTCCCGGATTCACCATCGATCTGGTCACCATCAAAGATTCCCCCACGGCGGAGACGACCTCCTTGCCCTTGTCCCGCTTCGCTTTCGACCGGAAGGAGAAGACCACCACGGCCACCTTCCGCCGGACCGTCGCCGTGGAAGGGAACTACCAGCTTTCCCTGAAGGTCCTGGGCAAGACCGGGGAACCGGTGCTTTTCACCATAGACAAGACGGCCCCGACCATCTCCTCCCTGACCCTCTCCCCGCAGGGGAAGGTCTCGTGGGGGTGGATCTTCTCTTCGCGGAAGGTCACCATCAGCCTGGACGGCCTGGATGACATGGTTTCCGGCCTGGACCCCTCTTCCGTCCATTTCGCCCTGTACAACAAGCGGCCTGCCGGTCCGAATGCTCCGGCTTTGACGGTCACGCCTGGCCGGGGGAACGATAGGGGGAGCGCTGATTCCTCTTCCGACCGAGCCGCCAAGGACCAGACCGGCAAGGACCAGGCGGGGAAGATCTCCTTCACCGTCGACGGGAACGGAACCCGGCTGACTTTCGCCGACACCGTCATCACCTTCAGCGACCTGGCCGGGAACACGACCAAGGTGACCCTGTCCGACTTCTTCAAAGACGCCCAGGGGAAGGCCAAGTACCGGTCCAACATAGCCGATAAGGGGGTACAGGGCCTAGCCATCGACCAGGATCGGCCGCAGATCACCCTGTCTTACGACAACAACGCCGTCCACCAAGAGAAGTTCTTCTCCGCCGCTCGCACGGCCACCTTCCGCTTGACCGATTCCTCCTTCGATCTGATCCGCCGGAACGACCAGCAGAGGGTCATCGTCGCCGTCTCCCATGACGGGTCGACCCGGGGGCTGAGAGCCAAGGACTTCTCGCCTGTTCACGGCGAACCCGGGGTCTGGTTCGCCCAGGTCACCTGCGATGCCGATGGGGACTGGATCCTTCTCGCCCACATGACCGACCCCGTCGGCCAGACCAGCGACCTGGTCAGGTCCAGCTTCACCATCGACATGACCAAACCGGTCATCAACCTGACCTTCGACAACAACGATTCGGCCAATGGCAACTATTACAAAGCCAACAGGACGGCCACCATCACCGTCTTCGACCGCAACGCGGACCTGTCCGCCACCCAGATCATGGTCACAGCCAAGGATTCCCACGGGAAGCCGGTCCCAGCCCCCGCCCCTAGCGCCTGGACGGTCTCCAGCGCCGGCAGCCAAAGCCGGATCCGCAACGAGAAGACATGGAAGGCCACGGTCGCCTTCACGGGGGAGTGCCGTTACTCCATCTCCGTGCGTTCCGCCGACAAGGCTGGCAACGTGGCCGAATCCGTGAAAGAGTCCGAATTCATCATCGATAAGACCCTTCCCGACCTGTCCATCACCGATGTGGCCGATCAGACAGCCTATGCCGGGGCCATCGCCCCCCGCATCGACTCTTCGGACGCCAACCTCGACGACTATGCGACCACCTACACTCTCAAGGCCGCCCATAACAAGGATTCGGCCGTGGACCTCATGCCGAAGGTCGACCGGACGGCGACCAGCCAGAACGTGGCTTACGGGGACTTCCCCCATAAGCTTCCCTATGACGACTATTACACCTTGACCGCGGTGGCCAAGGACAAGGCCGGCAATGTGATCAAGAAGACCATTTCCTTCTCGGTCAACCGTTTCGGCTCGGTCTACTCCTTCGACCCGGCCACGCAAGGCATCCGGGGCCGGTACCTGAAGAAGGGCCAGCAGGTGGTCGTCCGCGAGACGAACGTGAGCGGGCTGAAAGCCTCCTCCCTCCACGCCGAGATGGTCAAAGGGGCCCGGACCATCCCCCTGGACCGCAGTCAGTACACGGTCAAGACCAGCGACGACAAAGGGTGGTCCCTGACCACTTACAGCTTCCCGGCCGCCCTCTTCCGCGACGACGGTTATTACCGGCTGCAGCTGACTTCCGTGGACAAGGCCGGCAACCTGGCTCAGAACACCATGGAGGGCAAAGGGCAGGACCGCAAGTCCGCGGCTGAGGTGAACTTCGCCGTCGACTCCCGTCGACCGGACGCCTCCCTGTCGGGCGTCTCCTCGGGCGGGGTCTATTACGCCCCCTCCAAAGGCCTGTCTCTCTTCGCCCGGGACAACATGAAGGTCCAGAAAGTGGAGCTTTACCGGGATGGGAAGCAGGTCGGGTCCTGGGATCAAGGGAGCGATTCCCCGACTCCGCCCCAGCACACGATTCAGGCGGACGGGCGTCCCCATACCTACGTCCTTAAAGTCTACGACGCCGCCGGGAACGCCTCCACCGCCCACCTTTCCCGGGTGATGGTCGCCTCCAATTGGTGGCAGTACATCCGTTCGGTGCCCTCCCTCTTCAACCGCTTCCTGGCGGCCTGCATCTTCTCCTTGGCCCTCCTGGCCGGGCTCGGCTTCCTCCTGGCCCGCCTGCGCAAGGTGAGGAAGGCCCGGCATAACCCCTTCGCGCATCGCTGA
- a CDS encoding LacI family DNA-binding transcriptional regulator: MAYVTIRDVALRSGTSISTVSRALNNSGRISPATKAAIEQAARELGYIPDSRAKAMRSTKTSLVALLVPDIRNPYFADLAYAIQDTLFDAGYCTSIGTSSENGEKQDAYITSMLSQHVDGAIIVPRGGATPAMRAIVEKNVPMVFVDRHVSDMHEVPVVDSDPAPGLSQALNDLHDRGFTRVGYISGPILDSPTFQEREAAFRTIAGTLFREDGIFVESTSFGHVSCASVMRKMRSWGVQAVIFGYSQDAIQAISLMGSRGFVIGKDISLISFDDLEMFTLTTPRISVISQQVQKIGSLGAKLLLDRVEKRGRAESQRVKTLYIPRESVAAAL, encoded by the coding sequence ATGGCATACGTGACGATACGCGATGTAGCATTGCGATCCGGAACGTCCATTTCGACAGTTTCGCGCGCTTTGAACAACAGCGGCCGCATTTCCCCGGCGACCAAAGCCGCCATCGAGCAAGCCGCTCGCGAGCTCGGTTATATCCCCGACTCCCGGGCCAAAGCGATGCGGTCCACCAAGACCAGCCTGGTCGCTCTGCTCGTTCCCGATATCCGCAATCCCTACTTCGCCGATCTCGCGTATGCGATCCAAGACACGTTATTCGACGCAGGTTACTGCACGTCCATCGGCACTTCTTCCGAGAACGGCGAAAAGCAGGACGCTTACATCACCAGTATGCTTTCCCAGCACGTCGATGGGGCCATCATCGTCCCTCGAGGGGGAGCGACCCCGGCCATGAGGGCGATTGTGGAAAAGAACGTCCCCATGGTCTTCGTCGACCGTCATGTGAGCGATATGCATGAAGTCCCCGTCGTGGATTCCGACCCGGCCCCGGGCCTGTCCCAAGCCTTGAACGACCTTCATGACCGTGGCTTCACCCGTGTGGGTTATATCTCCGGGCCCATCCTCGATTCGCCTACTTTCCAGGAAAGGGAGGCGGCCTTCAGGACCATCGCCGGCACCCTTTTCCGGGAAGACGGGATTTTTGTGGAATCGACCAGCTTCGGCCACGTTTCATGCGCGTCCGTCATGAGGAAGATGCGCTCCTGGGGCGTCCAAGCGGTGATTTTCGGCTATTCCCAAGACGCCATCCAAGCGATTTCCTTGATGGGGTCCCGCGGCTTCGTCATCGGCAAAGACATCTCCCTCATCTCTTTCGATGATTTGGAGATGTTCACCTTGACGACCCCCCGGATTTCCGTCATCTCCCAACAGGTGCAGAAAATCGGGTCCCTGGGGGCCAAGCTCCTCCTCGACCGCGTGGAGAAGCGGGGCCGGGCCGAATCCCAGAGGGTCAAGACCCTTTACATCCCACGGGAATCGGTGGCCGCGGCCCTGTAG
- a CDS encoding sugar ABC transporter ATP-binding protein translates to MTQISLRGVSKIFGNTMVVDDVSVTVNPSQVHVLLGENGAGKSTVIKMMSGIYQPDKGHIEIDGKETRIPDVNAARDLGIAVIHQELNLVPQLSIMENLFLGHLPTHGGFVDRAAMRKQAKRALARIGLEEDVDKPMGELGVARQQMVEIAKALMQNASVLILDEPTAALTRKECEQLFLIMEELKKQGVAMVFISHHMDEIQRIGDVVTVLRDGKYIATVPASTPEPELVKLMVGRQIENQYPHAKHEPGEVLLSVKDLTRAGAIDHVSFEVRAGEVVGLAGLVGAGRTEVIRAIFGADPYDSGSVFVGGKKLPMADISRSIAAGMGLVPEDRRSQGLILEASVADNLGLATLLPTSHAGFADLKGQRAREKKVADQLRIRMASIDQTAGSLSGGNQQKIVFGKWTTSQAKVLLLDEPTRGVDVGARVEIYELIDAVVSQGGAVLMASSDLPEVLGMSDRILVMSNGRLSGQMPADQATQEKIMALAVSHMDGEEKNEADGHDDKMNSQERDN, encoded by the coding sequence ATGACTCAAATATCTCTTAGAGGCGTTTCCAAGATCTTCGGGAACACCATGGTGGTGGATGATGTCTCAGTGACGGTGAACCCTTCGCAAGTCCACGTGCTCCTTGGGGAGAACGGGGCCGGGAAATCGACCGTCATCAAGATGATGAGCGGCATCTACCAGCCGGACAAAGGGCATATCGAGATCGACGGGAAAGAGACCCGGATCCCCGATGTGAACGCCGCCCGGGACTTGGGCATAGCCGTCATCCACCAGGAGCTCAACCTGGTCCCGCAGCTGTCCATCATGGAGAACCTCTTCCTGGGGCATCTGCCGACGCATGGAGGATTCGTCGACCGGGCGGCCATGCGCAAGCAGGCCAAGCGGGCTTTGGCCCGCATCGGTCTCGAGGAAGACGTGGACAAGCCAATGGGCGAACTGGGCGTCGCCCGCCAGCAGATGGTGGAAATCGCCAAAGCCCTGATGCAGAACGCATCCGTCCTCATCCTGGACGAGCCGACCGCCGCCTTGACCCGCAAGGAATGCGAGCAGCTTTTCCTCATCATGGAGGAACTCAAGAAGCAAGGCGTGGCCATGGTCTTCATCTCCCATCACATGGATGAGATCCAACGCATCGGGGACGTCGTCACCGTCCTGCGTGACGGCAAGTACATCGCCACCGTCCCTGCCAGCACACCGGAGCCTGAGTTGGTCAAACTCATGGTCGGCCGGCAGATCGAGAACCAGTATCCCCACGCCAAGCACGAACCAGGCGAAGTCCTGCTTTCGGTGAAAGACCTGACCCGGGCCGGGGCCATCGACCATGTCTCCTTCGAGGTCAGGGCCGGGGAAGTGGTCGGACTGGCCGGTTTGGTCGGGGCCGGGCGGACGGAAGTCATCCGGGCAATCTTCGGGGCCGATCCTTACGATTCGGGTTCCGTCTTCGTGGGCGGAAAAAAGCTACCCATGGCGGACATCTCCCGCAGCATCGCCGCCGGGATGGGCCTGGTTCCGGAAGACCGTCGGTCCCAGGGCCTGATCCTGGAAGCCTCGGTCGCCGACAACCTGGGCCTGGCCACCCTGCTGCCCACTTCCCACGCCGGTTTCGCCGACCTCAAAGGTCAGCGGGCCAGGGAAAAGAAGGTGGCGGACCAGCTGCGTATCCGCATGGCCAGCATCGACCAAACGGCCGGATCCTTGTCGGGCGGCAACCAGCAGAAGATCGTCTTCGGCAAGTGGACCACCTCCCAGGCCAAGGTCCTGCTTCTGGACGAACCCACCCGAGGGGTGGACGTAGGCGCCCGCGTGGAGATCTACGAGCTCATCGACGCGGTCGTCTCCCAAGGAGGGGCCGTTCTCATGGCTTCTTCGGATTTGCCGGAAGTGCTCGGCATGTCGGACCGGATCCTGGTCATGAGCAATGGAAGGCTCAGTGGGCAGATGCCGGCCGATCAGGCCACTCAGGAA